One region of Mus musculus strain C57BL/6J chromosome 3, GRCm38.p6 C57BL/6J genomic DNA includes:
- the Srsf11 gene encoding serine/arginine-rich splicing factor 11 isoform 2 (isoform 2 is encoded by transcript variant 2), giving the protein MSSPPAPGTAGPTSPSVALTNLALRRNFFREAARAMSSTAVVPSAPGPGPGPSGGPGGGTEVIQVTNVSPSASSEQMRTLFGFLGKIDELRLFPPDDSPLPVSSRVCFVKFHDPDSAVVAQHLTNTVFVDRALIVVPYAEGVIPDETKALSLLAPANAVAGLLPGGGLLPTPNPLTQIGAVPLAALGAPALDPALAALGLPGTNLNSQSLAADQLLKLMSTVDPKLNHVAAGLVSPSLKSDTSSKEIEEAMKRVREAQSLISAAIEPDKKEEKRRHSRSRSRSRRRRTPSSSRHRRSRSRSRRRSHSKSRSRRRSKSPRRRRSHSRERGRRSRSTSKARDKKKEDKEKKRSKTPPKSYSTARRSRSASRERRRRRSRSGTRSPKKPRSPKRKLSRSPSPRRHKKEKKKDKDKERSRDERERSTSKKKRSKDKEKERERKSESDKDVKQVTRDYDEEEQGYDSEKEKKEEKRPTEAVSPKTKECSVEKGVGDLRESKVNGDDHHEEDMDMSD; this is encoded by the exons ATGTCGTCACCGCCAGCTCCCGGGACCGCAGGACCGACGAGCCCTTCCGTTGCCCTCACCAACCTCGCCCTCAGGAGAAACTTCTTTCGG GAGGCAGCCCGCGCCATGAGCAGCACGGCAGTGGTCCCCAGCGCGCCAGGCCCGGGCCCAGGCCCCAGTGGCGGGCCAGGCGGCGGCACCGAGGTGATCCAGGTGACCAACGTGTCTCCGAGCGCCAGCTCAGAGCAGATGCGTACGCTCTTCGGCTTCCTGGGCAAGATCGACGAGCTGCGCCTCTTCCCGCCGGA tGACTCACCTTTGCCAGTCTCCTCTCGTGTCTGCTTTGTTAAGTTCCATGATCCAGACTCAGCAGTTGTGGCACAGCATCTGACAAACACTGTGTTCGTTGACAGAGCTTTGATAGTCGTACCATATGCTGAAG GAGTTATTCCTGATGAGACTAAGGCTTTGTCTCTATTGGCACCAGCTAATGCAGTGGCAGGTCTTCTGCCTGGTGGTGGACTCCTGCCTACCCCCAACCCACTTACCCAG ATTGGCGCTGTTCCCCTGGCTGCGTTGGGAGCTCCAGCTCTTGATCCTGCCCTTGCTGCTCTTGGGCTTCCAGGAACAAACTTGAACTCTCAG tccctTGCTGCAGACCAGCTATTGAAACTTATGAGTACTGTTGATCCCAA ATTGAATCATGTAGCAGCTGGTCTTGTTTCACCAAGTCTGAAGTCAGACACCTCtagtaaagaaatagaggaagccATGAAGAGAGTGCGTGAAGCCCAGTCCCTGATTTCTGCCGCTATTGAGCCAG acaagaaggaagaaaagagaagacattcGAGATCAAGATCTCgctcgaggaggaggaggacccccTCATCCTCCAGACACAG GCGGTCACGAAGCCGGTCAAGGAGGCGGTCACACTCCAAATCCAGGAGTAGAAGGAGATCCAAAAGTCCAAGACGGAGACGATCTCATTCCCGAGAGAGGGGTAGAAGGTCAAGGAGCACATCCAAAGCCAG agacaaaaagaaagaagataaagaaaagaaacgtTCCAAAACTCCACCAAAAAGCTACAGCACAGCCAGACGCTCTCGGAGTGCAAGCAG AGAGAGAAGACGACGGCGAAGTAGGAGTGGTACAAGATCCCCTAAAAAGCCCAGGTCTCCTAAAAGAAAGCTGTCTCGCTCACCATCCCCAAGGAG acataaaaaagagaagaagaaagataaggacaaagaaagaagcagagatgaAAGGGAACGATCAACAAGTAAAAAGAAGAGGAGCAAAGACAAGGAGAAGGAGCGAGAAAGGAAGTCTGAGAGTGACAAAGACGTCAAA CAGGTGACTCGGGATTATGATGAAGAGGAGCAAGGCTATGACagtgagaaggaaaagaaagaggagaagagaccAACAGAAGCAGTGTCCCCTAAAACAAAGGAGTGCTCTGTGGAGAAGGGGGTGGGCGACCTTCGAGAGTCCAAAGTGAACGGGGATGATCACCACGAAGAAGACATGGATATGAGTGACTGA
- the Srsf11 gene encoding serine/arginine-rich splicing factor 11 isoform X2 produces MSSPPAPGTAGPTSPSVALTNLALRRNFFREAARAMSSTAVVPSAPGPGPGPSGGPGGGTEVIQVTNVSPSASSEQMRTLFGFLGKIDELRLFPPDDSPLPVSSRVCFVKFHDPDSAVVAQHLTNTVFVDRALIVVPYAEGVIPDETKALSLLAPANAVAGLLPGGGLLPTPNPLTQIGAVPLAALGAPALDPALAALGLPGTNLNSQSLAADQLLKLMSTVDPKLNHVAAGLVSPSLKSDTSSKEIEEAMKRVREAQSLISAAIEPDKKEEKRRHSRSRSRSRRRRTPSSSRHRRSRSRSRRRSHSKSRSRRRSKSPRRRRSHSRERGRRSRSTSKARDKKKEDKEKKRSKTPPKSYSTARRSRSASSLHVCDSRERRRRRSRSGTRSPKKPRSPKRKLSRSPSPRRHKKEKKKDKDKERSRDERERSTSKKKRSKDKEKERERKSESDKDVKVTRDYDEEEQGYDSEKEKKEEKRPTEAVSPKTKECSVEKGVGDLRESKVNGDDHHEEDMDMSD; encoded by the exons ATGTCGTCACCGCCAGCTCCCGGGACCGCAGGACCGACGAGCCCTTCCGTTGCCCTCACCAACCTCGCCCTCAGGAGAAACTTCTTTCGG GAGGCAGCCCGCGCCATGAGCAGCACGGCAGTGGTCCCCAGCGCGCCAGGCCCGGGCCCAGGCCCCAGTGGCGGGCCAGGCGGCGGCACCGAGGTGATCCAGGTGACCAACGTGTCTCCGAGCGCCAGCTCAGAGCAGATGCGTACGCTCTTCGGCTTCCTGGGCAAGATCGACGAGCTGCGCCTCTTCCCGCCGGA tGACTCACCTTTGCCAGTCTCCTCTCGTGTCTGCTTTGTTAAGTTCCATGATCCAGACTCAGCAGTTGTGGCACAGCATCTGACAAACACTGTGTTCGTTGACAGAGCTTTGATAGTCGTACCATATGCTGAAG GAGTTATTCCTGATGAGACTAAGGCTTTGTCTCTATTGGCACCAGCTAATGCAGTGGCAGGTCTTCTGCCTGGTGGTGGACTCCTGCCTACCCCCAACCCACTTACCCAG ATTGGCGCTGTTCCCCTGGCTGCGTTGGGAGCTCCAGCTCTTGATCCTGCCCTTGCTGCTCTTGGGCTTCCAGGAACAAACTTGAACTCTCAG tccctTGCTGCAGACCAGCTATTGAAACTTATGAGTACTGTTGATCCCAA ATTGAATCATGTAGCAGCTGGTCTTGTTTCACCAAGTCTGAAGTCAGACACCTCtagtaaagaaatagaggaagccATGAAGAGAGTGCGTGAAGCCCAGTCCCTGATTTCTGCCGCTATTGAGCCAG acaagaaggaagaaaagagaagacattcGAGATCAAGATCTCgctcgaggaggaggaggacccccTCATCCTCCAGACACAG GCGGTCACGAAGCCGGTCAAGGAGGCGGTCACACTCCAAATCCAGGAGTAGAAGGAGATCCAAAAGTCCAAGACGGAGACGATCTCATTCCCGAGAGAGGGGTAGAAGGTCAAGGAGCACATCCAAAGCCAG agacaaaaagaaagaagataaagaaaagaaacgtTCCAAAACTCCACCAAAAAGCTACAGCACAGCCAGACGCTCTCGGAGTGCAAGCAG TTTGCACGTTTGTGATTCTAGAGAGAGAAGACGACGGCGAAGTAGGAGTGGTACAAGATCCCCTAAAAAGCCCAGGTCTCCTAAAAGAAAGCTGTCTCGCTCACCATCCCCAAGGAG acataaaaaagagaagaagaaagataaggacaaagaaagaagcagagatgaAAGGGAACGATCAACAAGTAAAAAGAAGAGGAGCAAAGACAAGGAGAAGGAGCGAGAAAGGAAGTCTGAGAGTGACAAAGACGTCAAA GTGACTCGGGATTATGATGAAGAGGAGCAAGGCTATGACagtgagaaggaaaagaaagaggagaagagaccAACAGAAGCAGTGTCCCCTAAAACAAAGGAGTGCTCTGTGGAGAAGGGGGTGGGCGACCTTCGAGAGTCCAAAGTGAACGGGGATGATCACCACGAAGAAGACATGGATATGAGTGACTGA
- the Srsf11 gene encoding serine/arginine-rich splicing factor 11 isoform X11 translates to MSTVDPKLNHVAAGLVSPSLKSDTSSKEIEEAMKRVREAQSLISAAIEPDKKEEKRRHSRSRSRSRRRRTPSSSRHRRSRSRSRRRSHSKSRSRRRSKSPRRRRSHSRERGRRSRSTSKARDKKKEDKEKKRSKTPPKSYSTARRSRSASRERRRRRSRSGTRSPKKPRSPKRKLSRSPSPRRHKKEKKKDKDKERSRDERERSTSKKKRSKDKEKERERKSESDKDVKVTRDYDEEEQGYDSEKEKKEEKRPTEAVSPKTKECSVEKGVGDLRESKVNGDDHHEEDMDMSD, encoded by the exons ATGAGTACTGTTGATCCCAA ATTGAATCATGTAGCAGCTGGTCTTGTTTCACCAAGTCTGAAGTCAGACACCTCtagtaaagaaatagaggaagccATGAAGAGAGTGCGTGAAGCCCAGTCCCTGATTTCTGCCGCTATTGAGCCAG acaagaaggaagaaaagagaagacattcGAGATCAAGATCTCgctcgaggaggaggaggacccccTCATCCTCCAGACACAG GCGGTCACGAAGCCGGTCAAGGAGGCGGTCACACTCCAAATCCAGGAGTAGAAGGAGATCCAAAAGTCCAAGACGGAGACGATCTCATTCCCGAGAGAGGGGTAGAAGGTCAAGGAGCACATCCAAAGCCAG agacaaaaagaaagaagataaagaaaagaaacgtTCCAAAACTCCACCAAAAAGCTACAGCACAGCCAGACGCTCTCGGAGTGCAAGCAG AGAGAGAAGACGACGGCGAAGTAGGAGTGGTACAAGATCCCCTAAAAAGCCCAGGTCTCCTAAAAGAAAGCTGTCTCGCTCACCATCCCCAAGGAG acataaaaaagagaagaagaaagataaggacaaagaaagaagcagagatgaAAGGGAACGATCAACAAGTAAAAAGAAGAGGAGCAAAGACAAGGAGAAGGAGCGAGAAAGGAAGTCTGAGAGTGACAAAGACGTCAAA GTGACTCGGGATTATGATGAAGAGGAGCAAGGCTATGACagtgagaaggaaaagaaagaggagaagagaccAACAGAAGCAGTGTCCCCTAAAACAAAGGAGTGCTCTGTGGAGAAGGGGGTGGGCGACCTTCGAGAGTCCAAAGTGAACGGGGATGATCACCACGAAGAAGACATGGATATGAGTGACTGA
- the Srsf11 gene encoding serine/arginine-rich splicing factor 11 isoform 5 (isoform 5 is encoded by transcript variant 5), protein MSSPPAPGTAGPTSPSVALTNLALRRNFFREAARAMSSTAVVPSAPGPGPGPSGGPGGGTEVIQVTNVSPSASSEQMRTLFGFLGKIDELRLFPPDDSPLPVSSRVCFVKFHDPDSAVVAQHLTNTVFVDRALIVVPYAEGVIPDETKALSLLAPANAVAGLLPGGGLLPTPNPLTQIGAVPLAALGAPALDPALAALGLPGTNLNSQSLAADQLLKLMSTVDPKLNHVAAGLVSPSLKSDTSSKEIEEAMKRVREAQSLISAAIEPDKKEEKRRHSRSRSRSRRRRTPSSSRHRRSRSRSRRRSHSKSRSRRRSKSPRRRRSHSRERGRRSRSTSKARDKKKEDKEKKRSKTPPKSYSTARRSRSASRERRRRRSRSGTRSPKKPRSPKRKLSRSPSPRRHKKEKKKDKDKERSRDERERSTSKKKRSKDKEKERERKSESDKDVKVTRDYDEEEQGYDSEKEKKEEKRPTEAVSPKTKECSVEKGVGDLRESKVNGDDHHEEDMDMSD, encoded by the exons ATGTCGTCACCGCCAGCTCCCGGGACCGCAGGACCGACGAGCCCTTCCGTTGCCCTCACCAACCTCGCCCTCAGGAGAAACTTCTTTCGG GAGGCAGCCCGCGCCATGAGCAGCACGGCAGTGGTCCCCAGCGCGCCAGGCCCGGGCCCAGGCCCCAGTGGCGGGCCAGGCGGCGGCACCGAGGTGATCCAGGTGACCAACGTGTCTCCGAGCGCCAGCTCAGAGCAGATGCGTACGCTCTTCGGCTTCCTGGGCAAGATCGACGAGCTGCGCCTCTTCCCGCCGGA tGACTCACCTTTGCCAGTCTCCTCTCGTGTCTGCTTTGTTAAGTTCCATGATCCAGACTCAGCAGTTGTGGCACAGCATCTGACAAACACTGTGTTCGTTGACAGAGCTTTGATAGTCGTACCATATGCTGAAG GAGTTATTCCTGATGAGACTAAGGCTTTGTCTCTATTGGCACCAGCTAATGCAGTGGCAGGTCTTCTGCCTGGTGGTGGACTCCTGCCTACCCCCAACCCACTTACCCAG ATTGGCGCTGTTCCCCTGGCTGCGTTGGGAGCTCCAGCTCTTGATCCTGCCCTTGCTGCTCTTGGGCTTCCAGGAACAAACTTGAACTCTCAG tccctTGCTGCAGACCAGCTATTGAAACTTATGAGTACTGTTGATCCCAA ATTGAATCATGTAGCAGCTGGTCTTGTTTCACCAAGTCTGAAGTCAGACACCTCtagtaaagaaatagaggaagccATGAAGAGAGTGCGTGAAGCCCAGTCCCTGATTTCTGCCGCTATTGAGCCAG acaagaaggaagaaaagagaagacattcGAGATCAAGATCTCgctcgaggaggaggaggacccccTCATCCTCCAGACACAG GCGGTCACGAAGCCGGTCAAGGAGGCGGTCACACTCCAAATCCAGGAGTAGAAGGAGATCCAAAAGTCCAAGACGGAGACGATCTCATTCCCGAGAGAGGGGTAGAAGGTCAAGGAGCACATCCAAAGCCAG agacaaaaagaaagaagataaagaaaagaaacgtTCCAAAACTCCACCAAAAAGCTACAGCACAGCCAGACGCTCTCGGAGTGCAAGCAG AGAGAGAAGACGACGGCGAAGTAGGAGTGGTACAAGATCCCCTAAAAAGCCCAGGTCTCCTAAAAGAAAGCTGTCTCGCTCACCATCCCCAAGGAG acataaaaaagagaagaagaaagataaggacaaagaaagaagcagagatgaAAGGGAACGATCAACAAGTAAAAAGAAGAGGAGCAAAGACAAGGAGAAGGAGCGAGAAAGGAAGTCTGAGAGTGACAAAGACGTCAAA GTGACTCGGGATTATGATGAAGAGGAGCAAGGCTATGACagtgagaaggaaaagaaagaggagaagagaccAACAGAAGCAGTGTCCCCTAAAACAAAGGAGTGCTCTGTGGAGAAGGGGGTGGGCGACCTTCGAGAGTCCAAAGTGAACGGGGATGATCACCACGAAGAAGACATGGATATGAGTGACTGA
- the Srsf11 gene encoding serine/arginine-rich splicing factor 11 isoform X5, with amino-acid sequence MINNHRDQTLYFSEHKYFQQTQVVYQGDIFWVFLCVFCLQRECVLMQGCFSAGVIPDETKALSLLAPANAVAGLLPGGGLLPTPNPLTQIGAVPLAALGAPALDPALAALGLPGTNLNSQSLAADQLLKLMSTVDPKLNHVAAGLVSPSLKSDTSSKEIEEAMKRVREAQSLISAAIEPDKKEEKRRHSRSRSRSRRRRTPSSSRHRRSRSRSRRRSHSKSRSRRRSKSPRRRRSHSRERGRRSRSTSKARDKKKEDKEKKRSKTPPKSYSTARRSRSASSLHVCDSRERRRRRSRSGTRSPKKPRSPKRKLSRSPSPRRHKKEKKKDKDKERSRDERERSTSKKKRSKDKEKERERKSESDKDVKQVTRDYDEEEQGYDSEKEKKEEKRPTEAVSPKTKECSVEKGVGDLRESKVNGDDHHEEDMDMSD; translated from the exons ATGATAAATAATCATAGAGatcaaactttatattttagcgAACATAAGTACTTTCAACAAACTCAGGTGGTGTATCAGGGAGACATTTTCTgggtgtttttgtgtgttttctgtctTCAAAGAGAGTGTGTTCTCATGCAAGGATGTTTCTCTGCAGGAGTTATTCCTGATGAGACTAAGGCTTTGTCTCTATTGGCACCAGCTAATGCAGTGGCAGGTCTTCTGCCTGGTGGTGGACTCCTGCCTACCCCCAACCCACTTACCCAG ATTGGCGCTGTTCCCCTGGCTGCGTTGGGAGCTCCAGCTCTTGATCCTGCCCTTGCTGCTCTTGGGCTTCCAGGAACAAACTTGAACTCTCAG tccctTGCTGCAGACCAGCTATTGAAACTTATGAGTACTGTTGATCCCAA ATTGAATCATGTAGCAGCTGGTCTTGTTTCACCAAGTCTGAAGTCAGACACCTCtagtaaagaaatagaggaagccATGAAGAGAGTGCGTGAAGCCCAGTCCCTGATTTCTGCCGCTATTGAGCCAG acaagaaggaagaaaagagaagacattcGAGATCAAGATCTCgctcgaggaggaggaggacccccTCATCCTCCAGACACAG GCGGTCACGAAGCCGGTCAAGGAGGCGGTCACACTCCAAATCCAGGAGTAGAAGGAGATCCAAAAGTCCAAGACGGAGACGATCTCATTCCCGAGAGAGGGGTAGAAGGTCAAGGAGCACATCCAAAGCCAG agacaaaaagaaagaagataaagaaaagaaacgtTCCAAAACTCCACCAAAAAGCTACAGCACAGCCAGACGCTCTCGGAGTGCAAGCAG TTTGCACGTTTGTGATTCTAGAGAGAGAAGACGACGGCGAAGTAGGAGTGGTACAAGATCCCCTAAAAAGCCCAGGTCTCCTAAAAGAAAGCTGTCTCGCTCACCATCCCCAAGGAG acataaaaaagagaagaagaaagataaggacaaagaaagaagcagagatgaAAGGGAACGATCAACAAGTAAAAAGAAGAGGAGCAAAGACAAGGAGAAGGAGCGAGAAAGGAAGTCTGAGAGTGACAAAGACGTCAAA CAGGTGACTCGGGATTATGATGAAGAGGAGCAAGGCTATGACagtgagaaggaaaagaaagaggagaagagaccAACAGAAGCAGTGTCCCCTAAAACAAAGGAGTGCTCTGTGGAGAAGGGGGTGGGCGACCTTCGAGAGTCCAAAGTGAACGGGGATGATCACCACGAAGAAGACATGGATATGAGTGACTGA
- the Srsf11 gene encoding serine/arginine-rich splicing factor 11 isoform X6 translates to MINNHRDQTLYFSEHKYFQQTQVVYQGDIFWVFLCVFCLQRECVLMQGCFSAGVIPDETKALSLLAPANAVAGLLPGGGLLPTPNPLTQIGAVPLAALGAPALDPALAALGLPGTNLNSQSLAADQLLKLMSTVDPKLNHVAAGLVSPSLKSDTSSKEIEEAMKRVREAQSLISAAIEPDKKEEKRRHSRSRSRSRRRRTPSSSRHRRSRSRSRRRSHSKSRSRRRSKSPRRRRSHSRERGRRSRSTSKARDKKKEDKEKKRSKTPPKSYSTARRSRSASRERRRRRSRSGTRSPKKPRSPKRKLSRSPSPRRHKKEKKKDKDKERSRDERERSTSKKKRSKDKEKERERKSESDKDVKVTRDYDEEEQGYDSEKEKKEEKRPTEAVSPKTKECSVEKGVGDLRESKVNGDDHHEEDMDMSD, encoded by the exons ATGATAAATAATCATAGAGatcaaactttatattttagcgAACATAAGTACTTTCAACAAACTCAGGTGGTGTATCAGGGAGACATTTTCTgggtgtttttgtgtgttttctgtctTCAAAGAGAGTGTGTTCTCATGCAAGGATGTTTCTCTGCAGGAGTTATTCCTGATGAGACTAAGGCTTTGTCTCTATTGGCACCAGCTAATGCAGTGGCAGGTCTTCTGCCTGGTGGTGGACTCCTGCCTACCCCCAACCCACTTACCCAG ATTGGCGCTGTTCCCCTGGCTGCGTTGGGAGCTCCAGCTCTTGATCCTGCCCTTGCTGCTCTTGGGCTTCCAGGAACAAACTTGAACTCTCAG tccctTGCTGCAGACCAGCTATTGAAACTTATGAGTACTGTTGATCCCAA ATTGAATCATGTAGCAGCTGGTCTTGTTTCACCAAGTCTGAAGTCAGACACCTCtagtaaagaaatagaggaagccATGAAGAGAGTGCGTGAAGCCCAGTCCCTGATTTCTGCCGCTATTGAGCCAG acaagaaggaagaaaagagaagacattcGAGATCAAGATCTCgctcgaggaggaggaggacccccTCATCCTCCAGACACAG GCGGTCACGAAGCCGGTCAAGGAGGCGGTCACACTCCAAATCCAGGAGTAGAAGGAGATCCAAAAGTCCAAGACGGAGACGATCTCATTCCCGAGAGAGGGGTAGAAGGTCAAGGAGCACATCCAAAGCCAG agacaaaaagaaagaagataaagaaaagaaacgtTCCAAAACTCCACCAAAAAGCTACAGCACAGCCAGACGCTCTCGGAGTGCAAGCAG AGAGAGAAGACGACGGCGAAGTAGGAGTGGTACAAGATCCCCTAAAAAGCCCAGGTCTCCTAAAAGAAAGCTGTCTCGCTCACCATCCCCAAGGAG acataaaaaagagaagaagaaagataaggacaaagaaagaagcagagatgaAAGGGAACGATCAACAAGTAAAAAGAAGAGGAGCAAAGACAAGGAGAAGGAGCGAGAAAGGAAGTCTGAGAGTGACAAAGACGTCAAA GTGACTCGGGATTATGATGAAGAGGAGCAAGGCTATGACagtgagaaggaaaagaaagaggagaagagaccAACAGAAGCAGTGTCCCCTAAAACAAAGGAGTGCTCTGTGGAGAAGGGGGTGGGCGACCTTCGAGAGTCCAAAGTGAACGGGGATGATCACCACGAAGAAGACATGGATATGAGTGACTGA
- the Srsf11 gene encoding serine/arginine-rich splicing factor 11 isoform X10, protein MSTVDPKLNHVAAGLVSPSLKSDTSSKEIEEAMKRVREAQSLISAAIEPDKKEEKRRHSRSRSRSRRRRTPSSSRHRRSRSRSRRRSHSKSRSRRRSKSPRRRRSHSRERGRRSRSTSKARDKKKEDKEKKRSKTPPKSYSTARRSRSASRERRRRRSRSGTRSPKKPRSPKRKLSRSPSPRRHKKEKKKDKDKERSRDERERSTSKKKRSKDKEKERERKSESDKDVKQVTRDYDEEEQGYDSEKEKKEEKRPTEAVSPKTKECSVEKGVGDLRESKVNGDDHHEEDMDMSD, encoded by the exons ATGAGTACTGTTGATCCCAA ATTGAATCATGTAGCAGCTGGTCTTGTTTCACCAAGTCTGAAGTCAGACACCTCtagtaaagaaatagaggaagccATGAAGAGAGTGCGTGAAGCCCAGTCCCTGATTTCTGCCGCTATTGAGCCAG acaagaaggaagaaaagagaagacattcGAGATCAAGATCTCgctcgaggaggaggaggacccccTCATCCTCCAGACACAG GCGGTCACGAAGCCGGTCAAGGAGGCGGTCACACTCCAAATCCAGGAGTAGAAGGAGATCCAAAAGTCCAAGACGGAGACGATCTCATTCCCGAGAGAGGGGTAGAAGGTCAAGGAGCACATCCAAAGCCAG agacaaaaagaaagaagataaagaaaagaaacgtTCCAAAACTCCACCAAAAAGCTACAGCACAGCCAGACGCTCTCGGAGTGCAAGCAG AGAGAGAAGACGACGGCGAAGTAGGAGTGGTACAAGATCCCCTAAAAAGCCCAGGTCTCCTAAAAGAAAGCTGTCTCGCTCACCATCCCCAAGGAG acataaaaaagagaagaagaaagataaggacaaagaaagaagcagagatgaAAGGGAACGATCAACAAGTAAAAAGAAGAGGAGCAAAGACAAGGAGAAGGAGCGAGAAAGGAAGTCTGAGAGTGACAAAGACGTCAAA CAGGTGACTCGGGATTATGATGAAGAGGAGCAAGGCTATGACagtgagaaggaaaagaaagaggagaagagaccAACAGAAGCAGTGTCCCCTAAAACAAAGGAGTGCTCTGTGGAGAAGGGGGTGGGCGACCTTCGAGAGTCCAAAGTGAACGGGGATGATCACCACGAAGAAGACATGGATATGAGTGACTGA
- the Srsf11 gene encoding serine/arginine-rich splicing factor 11 isoform X9, protein MSTVDPKLNHVAAGLVSPSLKSDTSSKEIEEAMKRVREAQSLISAAIEPDKKEEKRRHSRSRSRSRRRRTPSSSRHRRSRSRSRRRSHSKSRSRRRSKSPRRRRSHSRERGRRSRSTSKARDKKKEDKEKKRSKTPPKSYSTARRSRSASSLHVCDSRERRRRRSRSGTRSPKKPRSPKRKLSRSPSPRRHKKEKKKDKDKERSRDERERSTSKKKRSKDKEKERERKSESDKDVKQVTRDYDEEEQGYDSEKEKKEEKRPTEAVSPKTKECSVEKGVGDLRESKVNGDDHHEEDMDMSD, encoded by the exons ATGAGTACTGTTGATCCCAA ATTGAATCATGTAGCAGCTGGTCTTGTTTCACCAAGTCTGAAGTCAGACACCTCtagtaaagaaatagaggaagccATGAAGAGAGTGCGTGAAGCCCAGTCCCTGATTTCTGCCGCTATTGAGCCAG acaagaaggaagaaaagagaagacattcGAGATCAAGATCTCgctcgaggaggaggaggacccccTCATCCTCCAGACACAG GCGGTCACGAAGCCGGTCAAGGAGGCGGTCACACTCCAAATCCAGGAGTAGAAGGAGATCCAAAAGTCCAAGACGGAGACGATCTCATTCCCGAGAGAGGGGTAGAAGGTCAAGGAGCACATCCAAAGCCAG agacaaaaagaaagaagataaagaaaagaaacgtTCCAAAACTCCACCAAAAAGCTACAGCACAGCCAGACGCTCTCGGAGTGCAAGCAG TTTGCACGTTTGTGATTCTAGAGAGAGAAGACGACGGCGAAGTAGGAGTGGTACAAGATCCCCTAAAAAGCCCAGGTCTCCTAAAAGAAAGCTGTCTCGCTCACCATCCCCAAGGAG acataaaaaagagaagaagaaagataaggacaaagaaagaagcagagatgaAAGGGAACGATCAACAAGTAAAAAGAAGAGGAGCAAAGACAAGGAGAAGGAGCGAGAAAGGAAGTCTGAGAGTGACAAAGACGTCAAA CAGGTGACTCGGGATTATGATGAAGAGGAGCAAGGCTATGACagtgagaaggaaaagaaagaggagaagagaccAACAGAAGCAGTGTCCCCTAAAACAAAGGAGTGCTCTGTGGAGAAGGGGGTGGGCGACCTTCGAGAGTCCAAAGTGAACGGGGATGATCACCACGAAGAAGACATGGATATGAGTGACTGA